TCTTTCCCATTCCTGCAGGAGAAAGACAAAGGATAACCTCTGTGTCCTGCTCATGAGTGAGTGAGTTGACTTGCTGTCTCCTCCACCTACTCGCTCCTAACTGAGTCCCAACAAGAGAATTGCTGGTAACAGATCTGTTCATGTTAGTTCAGTTCGTGTTAAGCTTTGCTGATTCACGTATGGTTTTACAAATTAGACATATGCATGACTCCTCACATGTTAAAACTTGTATTTTCTCTTATATCCTGCATGCCATGAGCTATTTGTTCATCACAGTTTGTTCTTCTCTGTTGAGATGGAGAAACATCCAGCTATGAACTTGTCAGTCTCacctttgttttttgtcttggtTTTTCCGAGGCAGGGTTTGGAGACAGAAATAGTCTGTTGACACTCTGCATGAAACAGAGCCTTCTTCAATGTCCCTGTTTTGGTCCGCAAGCTAGAGGTTGGATCACACTCTCCCCAACTGACAAAGTGATACTTGCAGTCAGctagaagagagagagagaaagtgtgaaatgtcattttatgtaCTGGAAATGGCTCTAACTTTTTAAATTCCTATAAAATGTAATCCAATCACATGCTTTAGCCCTGGTTGGATGTTTGTTGAAACAGTGTTAAAGAAGTGTGACTATACTCTATTATTAGGTGCTATTACTGGTGCCATCCTGTGGACAAGATAATTGAATACATGCAATACAACTTTTACACATTCATGCATTAAATTTTTTTTCAGCATGGTCCAGTGGGAGCATGTTAATGACTGTTAATGACTGttgaagcaataaaaacagacatatcaCAACTTTAAAACAAGTATTCGGGGCTCAGCTTTGGTATGGTTTCATTCTTATTTGTCAAAGAGAAGTCAGTGTGTACTTTATAAAAATAACCCATCTAACTTTTCCACAGTTACATCTGGTGTACCTCAAGGTTGCATGTTTGGGCCTCCAgtactcctctcctctgcttgCCTTTTTGCAATTAAAATACACCTTTTAATACTTACTAGTTATTTTAGTTACTTAGTCTTAATAATTACACATTATTAACGCCATGAGATGCTTATTGTTTCACCAACAGACACCCACATGAGTTGTCTCTGAATGTTGATGGTTgtgtatagtatagtatagtttGAGAATGCTACAGGAGAgccaaacagagagaaaaagatgcattACAGCCagcttagtgtggacatggtcTTGGTGTCATATGTGACCTGacattgtttgctttttattacTTCCATAGCCAGATCCATTCATTTCCCTCTTCATCAGATACTGACATTTCGATCCATACATTTCATTTCTCCCAGACTTGATTATTGTAATTTTCCTTTCTCTGACCTGCCCAAGTTATGAAAAGTCTCCATCCTTTCCAGAACACTACTGCTAGAATCCAAACCAGAACCACAGCATTTGGTTACCTCTCAGATCTCATTTCAACAAATACACTTTAATTCTTCCTGTGTTCTCTTCAATCAGGTTACTTTTTCATTCTCATAATTCAAAGCAAATTGTCCATTTTCAGATCATTTTCATGTCATGGCTGCTGTCTTTGAAACAGTCTTCCCAATCACATTAACACAACTCCCTCTTTGGAAACTACTGAGACTGTAAACTCCAAAGTCACTTGTGCTCTTTGTCCTCCAATGTAGAACTCTGCACAATACAACATACccttatcatattttattttaataaactgTGTGTTATACTGTGTGTTagtatgtctgtttttttcattgtcttttgTAATGGgtctcatgcaagaacattttcctctcttacttttctctgtgaggtttgctcATACGTGTTCCAAGttggattcaacaaactctcttaactgctcAAACTTGTTGTGAATCgtttgtttcagcctgatgaatgtcacctgttcatgaggaggtgccTGTTTGTGAGATCTGCTCATTAGCATAATCAACGCCCCTAAAATGTCCATATCAGACTCCATGTTCTGCTCCATTTGTGGGCAAAAAATGttaccaaagtgtaaaaacaagaatttcacTGTGGAGCTTGAGGAAGTGTCAATAGTAGAGGACCAAAACAGTTAGAAGATGTTAACACaacatgtcatcagagcagcacttagtgtgacagaaataaagaaggaaTGCCTGggacatgaagttagatgccAAAAAATATCTTTCTAAAGCAATGTGCTCTGTGATTTGAGGCGATCATGTGACTGTCGCAGAGATATTAGAGAAGAATCTTATAGTTTACAcatgatgttacactgtcagctgcaacacagcATGATACTGGACAAGGCCTGCAGAGAGACGCTGAGGCAGCTGTTTgagtgagagaagtttcctagcaactaaaatgtaaaacttgctgcaccaaaatatgccaaaaatCTAAAAACCCTCTATAAACTgtcagccatgatgatgataatatgttgaacagaatattaattttgcatGAATGTTGTTTCAGAATCTTAACTTGACCATTTTGCTAAGACTTAGGCTACACTGATCCAGATTGTTCCATCTGATTGGAATAACTTACTGAGCTGAGAGAACTTCAAGATCAAGCTAATCTTGAGTAGGATAATAAGTTGTCCTGTGCTGTAGAAGTGATGTAAGACAAATGGCTTACATGGTTTTCCAGAAGGGCTTTATGAATGCACAGTAACAGTGCAGGTCTCCTCTAACTAAAAGAAGAGATGCAGAATGATGTGAGACCAATTATAAACCTCTGAGCGTGTTGGTTTAAAAATGGCAACAGCAATGTACATGGAGAGCTTCAGGCATCACACCAGAAACTGTGTTGTTATCATTCAGAAGTGAATCAGTTAGAATCTAATCACCTCTGACACAGTGTCAACAAACACTGTATCATCATAGCTTCACGAATGTATTTATGCAGGGCTGCTGCACCGGATTGCATCATATGTTATGGCTGCTTGTGCTGTTGTTTCTACTGCCTCTATGTCCTCATGCTATGGAGTCAGTGTCAACGGTTTGTACAGTGAAGGTTTtagaaaataaagcaaaagtTCACAATCAATGTACTATTTCCAGTCGTAGACTATTTTACACTGAAATGCGCACAATTTACCTTCACCTCCACACTGTATCCATCCATCAAATCTCTAATTTTATGGGCACTGGAGCACTACCATTATGTGAGTGTTTGCTCCCTTTTGGGGCCAAAAAGCAAGTCGTCATAACGTAAATCATTCATAATGATTATATAAGTCTAATGATTATACAAGTCTTTAGGTTGAAGACTTTAGGTCTTCAACTGAAAAGacttaggttagggttagggtaagtgtCCAGGAAAtcaatgtaagtcaatgtaatgaaatgattgagtgtgtgtgtgtgtgtgtgtgtgtgtgtgtgtgtgtgtgtgttacctccaAAGTCTTTTCTCCAGTTGCATGGTACTTTACATTTCATCTTCCTGGTCTGCTGGTCACATGACCCCTCTCTAAACCCTGCCCCACATTCCCCGTTGCTAGGGACACACTTTCCATAGCGCCAGTCAGTGCATTCTGACCTGGGCTGGGagggtttgtttttctctgaggatagaaaaaaaatgtattaactgGATATGACATGGACGGGCATGCATAgcattaatattattttactgtgtgaTCCACACATTCAGTGACAGTGCTGCTAGTGGCCTGTGCCCCATTTCTGCCGGTCACTGCTGGTCACTGGGAACGGCCAGTATGACCAAAGCAAATCTAAGCCATTAGGTGTTTCATGACTTCACCTGTTTTAACAGCCATTCAACTTGTAGCTGACTTGTAGCGAAGTCAGCTGGTCAAGTCAGTTACAAATTGTCAGCTGGGCGAGTTTTGGATGGAGGAAAAAGAGGATCACCTCATCAATTTGTTTGAGGAACAGCCGTGTCTGTTTGACACAAACCTTAAAATTTACTccaacaaaaccaacaaacaaactgcCCTCTCCTGTCTCAAGTTCCTGGCATAAATTTGCAAGCCCCCTGGGTATTCCATTGAAGCACCAATGGATGGCTCCAAATTCTCAACCCtctcatttttttatgttttcgcCCATTTCATCAATTCAAGAGCTGCAACTGTAGCAAGTCACTCACTATCACTATCCTCATTCATAATTTAAGACACCACAGATGCACAGATGCTACTAGCCAGCAGTTAGAATGGAAGTACAGAGAGTCATTGCTATGGAAATGATACACCATCTCGTTGCACTGGTGTAAACTGGCAGGTTTCAGAGCGTTGCAGACTGGTGCATTGCAAGTAGTTGCAAGCTTCACCTCATGTCGCGAATCTTTGGCCTGAAGGCAATGGATGCATCAGCCTCCAATGTGCCCATGTCACATAAAATTTGAAATAATTGCACTAGACAAAAACATACTTGATTCATTTAATCTTCTGTATATTTTCATAGACAACAAGTATATTTGGAAATGAAAGCAAGAGCAGCGCACTGTTTTAAAGCAATAGTTTTggtaaatatgcttatttgctttcttggaGTGAGTGGAGGGAGTGCATTGAGAAGACTGATATCAAGATTAGGTTTGTACATTGAGTACAAAACGTGAGCCAGGAGGAGGTTAGCCTTGCCTAGCAGAAGGAGTGGAATcaacttcttcttttctttatttgttacTGTTTGTTGATGAACAGTAGTTTATCCACTGATgccaactttttgtttttttttgctagaTTTAGCAACTTTCAGACTACCCTGGCaaccttttttcttctcttttttttaaagcacataGCAACAAATTTAgctatttttcaaattttgaaCCTTTTAGCAACTTTTGAAAAGTGATTCAAAAGCTAAAATGCTCACATTTTCccacaaaaatgattttatctgtCACATACTCAGAAGTGCATgaaagtgatgagaagtgacagtttctctgtcacacactcaGAAGTGCATgaaagtgatgagaagtgacagtttctctgtcacacactcaGTCACGACACACGGTCTGTCTGCCTGGATGAAAAAGTACatagagggcttttaatttgaaacaacgGACACAGAAAGTGTCTACATGTTGCGACATCTGGCCGAGGCAAGTGTCTTTCTCCTATCTGTGTATTGACCAGTCTACTGCCTAAGTAAGCAGTGAAGTAAAAGATAAGTTATTGCTAATACATGGGCatgtttgtgctctagaacatAACTGCTGTCAAACAATCTGATTCACTGCCTTTCTCGCTACCACCGTTCCTTCTCCTCAGTCACTCTCTAGCTGCTTGACcgcagctgctctctctctctctttttcttcttcttcttttttaaaatgagttgacAGCAAGgtcttactttacttttaacattatcaaatgaagagaaaagtcctcccctcatcctagtaacgtctttgtaaGTTTGTGAGTGCCCCCCTTCACTCTCACtaccagaagggggagacaaaagtcctgcactccagctttaactaTAGCTAGCCAGCAGCTAAGCTAGCCAGCAGTTTAGCAAGTTATTGCTAGTTAGTTACAACCATGGAGGTATAATAAGAGTTGGATAGGGCACCGCCGCTctgccttgcagccaatttttcacAATGGCCACTCGCGATATTGCAGCGAAAAATTCCCTGCGGCCCAGAAAGGATTTTCCacatagaccaccattgtaaaagagacaccagtaaaactgttgacaggacacctcgaactgcaaacaatgtcaattatgactctttctattatgaacttttgatccatggaagttttatgtatgtaaaactttcctcgagccgagaaaagcgatttaaaaatccgtgacatcatcacaatgtaaagtctatgggctgagcaGGAACTcgcgggcggggccagcgggggaaacactactgcgcatattcagtgtgCTGCACAACAcggaagcaaacccagaagctagaaactttttttggcgtatgcgccagccgagcaattcctataggactgaatgggtgccatttttattccggtatccagctcttataatacatccatggttacaACAGGTAACAGATTATTAAGCTATgggtttttttacatttacattaagaGGTTTCAGATTTGGCGGCAAATCAGTAACAGAATCCACAAAAGCTGTAAAAGATGTAGCCTATGTAAGAGATGattatgttttgatttttttctgctggTTAGCTTTagttaacattttatatattctCAATAAAGCTAAGCTGCTGATTGAGGAAAAATTGTTTAAGTAAATCATTTTAATCTAAATAACTGATGACTAGCAACAGTAGACATCGCCAGCCATCACAATGAGTCTATTTTGTGAGACTATTTATAAAGTTTGTGGGTGGTGGACGGGGCTACTTGAATTAAATTTTACGTTTGTATACGAATTAAACAAACACGATGCAACATGTTAATGAGTCAGCTTTACAGGTGTTTGACAGGTTTATTTTCCAGAACAGAAGTAAACCAACCCTGACGCTTTATAGCGGCTCTGTGAACAAAGTGACTTTAGCTGAGAGTTTATCTGGTAGTTAGAAATCCTTGCTCAGTGACACTACATCACTCTCCTGCATTTTAGCATTACTTTTAGCTGTTGTTGACATGGGTCTCTAGTCTTCATATTTTAGTTgcaaacatgacatttaaaaattaaaaaaaaaaaaaaattggtgccaatatataataataataataataataataataataataatgaatgctCTACTGCTTAGGAATTGGTGACAATTAACGTCTGTGCAAAGAAGTTACAAAAGATTTGGGGTTCAACACTCGGCATTTGCAATTTTGCGCTCACAGGAACAACTGTAGAAAGAGAAAGCAAGcaagacagggagagagaaagacagaatcttacctttcttgtttttccctccatctACAGATTTAATGGCGATTAGAGTGactaacagcagcaacagcaacgCAGCCCTCattctgtaaaaacacacagcagtgggGAAATCAACATTAAAACGTGACTTCACATGCATTATAAGTGGTAAACCATTAAGTGTTGACCCTCAATCCAAGGTTATTTCATGAGAAATCATTATCTGCTCCTCTCACCGGCACCATCACAGCTCAAAACAACCCAACAAGGGGCTCCTGAAAACTGGCTGTATTTACACAAGAAAAGAAGCACAGAAGAAATTCTAAATCTTAAGTGAAAATTGTTATGCTCCTGTCCGTTTTATACAGCTGTTGGTTATGTTGCAAGCTTAAATTGCAGGGGCAGATGTATTAAAAAGAGCCTAAAGTAATGATactaaaataaagaataacatTGATGGCCACTTATTAGCTGCGGACAAAACTGTGACCTTGTAACAGGATTATGTACTTTGTCTAAACCTTGCAGTCATATTTGATATACTGCAATGATTACAGAAtactgattttctttctttagctttttcttttcattttaatcttATTGAGATCAGGCTGTGTTTCATTGAAAATAGCTGTATTTTATACTGCTGGACTTTATGAACTCATGTTTTTGGTATAATGTGCTATGTAATCTAATAAGAAAGTTTGCTCTTAGGCTTTTTTACTGTTGGTTACACTTCCCTTTAGGTGAACCTGTCAGACTGTGTGAACCAAATTATCTACAGTTGGCCAAACCATAGCTGAGGAAAACACCTACTCCCCCAAGCCAAGAGTGGACCGCTGGACACTGCTGGCCCACATGTGACCAACTGCCTGCCAGCGTGCAGATTTGACAGTGTGTCCAGCACAGTTGGCTGTAGTtggctgttgttgctgttcatCTAGTTGATGAGTGATTTCACCTTCCCTCTCTTCTACCACAAGTAAAAGACCACAGGCTGACAGCGCCAgcacaaagcaaagcaaaactcCACACAGACAGTATTTCTCATTAGACATGTTTTCAATTTCTTCTTCATAGTGGCAAGAAAATGGTTGGCTTTGTTAGTGGTCCTTCTGCAATGTCTTTTGGAGAAGAGACCCACATCACATCAATTATATCCTCTCATAGAATGTACATGCGTGCATGTTGGCCACCAGCAGGGCCGTCAGCTGTCGTGTTTGTAGTGTGTTCATGTGCAACTACTAACAACATGAGATGTACAATGCGACCGCTGGTCATAGGATttgaagaatgaatgaataatacaGCTAACATACAGTTCACCGGTGTTCAATGCATACTGTTAAGGTTCATTATTAATCTACTGTATTTCCAGGGTTAATATTTTTACTACTGtgatattttcttcattttggaGTTCTTCTCTCTGTTGTAAAAGTTGGAGTCACATTTAACTCCCTCTCAGAAGTTACAGGTGTTTCTCCACCCTCCTCTACTTATT
This DNA window, taken from Thunnus albacares chromosome 24, fThuAlb1.1, whole genome shotgun sequence, encodes the following:
- the LOC122976014 gene encoding midkine-B-like is translated as MRAALLLLLLVTLIAIKSVDGGKNKKEKNKPSQPRSECTDWRYGKCVPSNGECGAGFREGSCDQQTRKMKCKVPCNWRKDFGADCKYHFVSWGECDPTSSLRTKTGTLKKALFHAECQQTISVSKPCLGKTKTKNKGKKRKGKGK